A stretch of the Archangium violaceum genome encodes the following:
- a CDS encoding sodium-translocating pyrophosphatase, with amino-acid sequence MSRIAGVLGLLTLMASSTARASEADLVLPDFRAVTFVGGLNGHSLLMAGIAVAFFGLIFGFLQYTALRKLPVHKSMLEISELIYETCKTYLITQGKFILVLEVLIGAVMVVYFYFLRHMAPIKVITILAFSLIGIAGSYGVAWFGIRVNTFANSRTAFASLRGKPYPTYAIPLQAGMSIGMVLISTELLLMLIILLFVPADFAGPCFIGFAIGESLGASVLRIAGGIFTKIADIGSDLMKIVFRIKEDDARNPGVIADCTGDNAGDSVGPSADGFETYGVTGVALITFILLAVPGAEFQVQLLVWIFMMRIVMVLASLGSYGINGILQGGKYKNVDHMNFEAPLTFLVWLTSIVSVALTFLVSYLLIPNLAGDPTLWWKLSAIITCGTLAGAIIPEAIKVFTSTESRHVREVVTASREGGASLNVISGLVAGNFSAYWMGIIIAALMGGAYFFSVDIPNTLMIAPAVFAFGLVAFGFLGMGPVTIAVDSYGPVTDNAQSVYELSLIENIPNVKGEIQQDFGFSPDFEKGKLYLEENDGAGNTFKATAKPVLIGTAVVGATTMIFSIIVILVGITVAGDGFRSLNAANASNLSLLHAPFLLGLITGGAIIYWFSGASMQAVSTGAYRAVEFIKANIKLEGVEKASVSDSKRVVEICTQYAQKGMLNIFLGVFFSTLAFAFLEPYFFVGYLISIAVFGLYQAVFMANAGGAWDNAKKLVEVELKAKGTDLHAATVVGDTVGDPFKDTSSVALNPVIKFTTLFGLLAVELAVELSAAGQATITRVFAGLFFIASMVFVYRSFYGMRIETPMSAIAGEGKPTIKPA; translated from the coding sequence ATGAGCAGGATCGCGGGGGTCCTCGGGCTCCTGACACTGATGGCCAGCAGCACCGCGCGCGCGAGCGAGGCGGATCTCGTCCTCCCGGACTTCCGCGCGGTGACGTTCGTGGGCGGACTCAACGGGCACTCGTTGCTGATGGCTGGCATCGCGGTGGCCTTCTTCGGCCTCATCTTCGGCTTCCTGCAATACACGGCGTTGCGCAAGCTGCCGGTGCACAAGTCGATGCTCGAGATCTCCGAGCTCATCTATGAGACGTGCAAGACGTACCTCATCACCCAGGGCAAGTTCATCCTCGTCCTCGAGGTGCTGATTGGCGCCGTGATGGTGGTGTACTTCTACTTCCTGCGGCACATGGCGCCCATCAAGGTCATCACCATCCTGGCGTTCAGCCTCATTGGCATCGCCGGCAGCTACGGCGTGGCCTGGTTCGGCATCCGGGTGAACACCTTCGCCAACAGCCGCACGGCGTTCGCCAGCTTGCGTGGCAAGCCCTACCCCACGTACGCCATTCCCCTGCAGGCCGGTATGTCCATTGGCATGGTGCTCATCTCCACCGAGCTCCTGCTGATGCTCATCATCCTGCTCTTCGTGCCGGCGGACTTCGCGGGCCCGTGCTTCATCGGCTTCGCCATCGGTGAGTCGCTGGGCGCATCGGTGCTGCGCATCGCGGGCGGTATCTTCACGAAGATCGCCGACATCGGGTCGGACCTGATGAAGATCGTCTTCCGCATCAAGGAGGACGACGCGCGCAACCCGGGCGTCATCGCCGACTGCACGGGTGACAACGCGGGTGACTCGGTGGGCCCCTCGGCGGATGGCTTCGAGACGTACGGCGTGACGGGCGTGGCGCTCATCACCTTCATCCTCCTGGCGGTGCCAGGGGCCGAGTTCCAGGTCCAGCTGCTCGTCTGGATCTTCATGATGCGCATCGTGATGGTGCTGGCGAGCCTGGGCTCCTACGGCATCAACGGCATCCTCCAGGGCGGCAAGTACAAGAACGTGGACCACATGAACTTCGAGGCCCCGCTCACCTTCCTGGTGTGGCTGACCTCCATCGTGTCCGTGGCGTTGACGTTCCTGGTCTCCTACCTGCTCATCCCGAACCTGGCGGGAGATCCCACGCTGTGGTGGAAGCTCTCCGCCATCATCACCTGCGGCACGCTGGCGGGCGCCATCATCCCCGAGGCCATCAAGGTCTTCACCTCCACGGAGAGCCGTCACGTGCGCGAGGTCGTCACGGCCTCCCGCGAGGGCGGTGCGTCGCTCAACGTCATCTCGGGCCTGGTGGCCGGCAACTTCTCCGCCTACTGGATGGGCATCATCATCGCGGCGCTGATGGGCGGGGCCTACTTCTTCAGCGTGGACATCCCCAACACGCTGATGATCGCCCCGGCGGTGTTCGCCTTCGGTCTGGTGGCCTTCGGCTTCCTGGGCATGGGCCCGGTCACCATCGCGGTGGACTCGTACGGCCCGGTGACGGACAACGCGCAGAGCGTGTACGAGCTGTCGCTCATCGAGAACATCCCCAACGTGAAGGGGGAGATCCAGCAGGACTTCGGCTTCTCGCCCGACTTCGAGAAGGGCAAGTTGTACCTGGAGGAGAACGATGGCGCGGGCAACACCTTCAAGGCCACGGCCAAGCCGGTGCTCATCGGCACCGCCGTGGTGGGCGCCACGACGATGATCTTCTCCATCATCGTCATCCTGGTGGGCATCACCGTGGCCGGCGACGGCTTCCGCTCGCTCAACGCGGCCAACGCGTCCAACCTGTCGCTGCTGCACGCCCCGTTCCTGCTGGGACTCATCACGGGAGGCGCCATCATCTACTGGTTCTCCGGCGCCTCCATGCAGGCGGTGTCCACGGGCGCCTACCGCGCGGTGGAGTTCATCAAGGCCAACATCAAGCTGGAGGGCGTGGAGAAGGCGAGCGTGAGCGACTCCAAGCGCGTGGTGGAGATCTGCACCCAGTACGCGCAGAAGGGGATGCTCAACATCTTCCTGGGCGTGTTCTTCAGCACCCTGGCCTTCGCGTTCCTCGAGCCGTACTTCTTCGTGGGCTACCTCATCTCCATCGCGGTGTTCGGTCTGTACCAGGCCGTCTTCATGGCCAACGCCGGTGGCGCGTGGGACAACGCGAAGAAGCTGGTGGAGGTGGAGCTCAAGGCCAAGGGCACGGACCTGCACGCCGCCACGGTCGTGGGCGACACGGTGGGAGACCCGTTCAAGGACACCTCGTCCGTGGCGCTCAACCCCGTCATCAAGTTCACCACGCTCT